The Molothrus ater isolate BHLD 08-10-18 breed brown headed cowbird chromosome 17, BPBGC_Mater_1.1, whole genome shotgun sequence DNA segment GGTGAGATGCTAAATTGACAGTCTGTAGAAAAGCACTTTGTTGTGTGCCAATGCTATCTCCAATTCATAGGCttcttccattttctcctctctgtaCAGTGTGggctttttgtttctatttcacTCATGTTATTTCATCTTTAAATTCCACAACAGGAAATGGCTAATGCATTTGCCCAGAAGCACCTGAGGTCTATAATCCTAAATGTAAGTATGTCTGGAATGACAGTGCTTCCTAATGTCCTCTCAGTGGAGGTTTCACTAGTGTATAGTGTAAATTCTACTGCCCTCAGGGCACTTGCAGAAAAGTGACTCTTTCAAAGTTAAAGCTTATTCAAAAGGGAGTTACcaggatgctgctctctgctcttaCAGAGCATTTTAATTATGCTTCTGGTGGGATATGGAGGTTCAACAACTGAATGTTTATATAGAGAGATGCACATGCAGCCTGGCATATGCCTAGGGTTAATACTTCAGCTTTTATTTGCATTCTCTTAATTTCTACCCTCTCCTTTGTTTTGCAGCATGTGATCAGAGGAAACCGCCccattaaaacagaaatggCACATCAGCTCTACGTCCTGCAGGTCCTGACCTTTAATCTCCTGGAAGAGAGAATGATGACCAAGATGGATCCCAATGATCAGGTCACTATTAGAGCTGTGTAAGATCTGATATAATAGGATGTACAAAGGGCCTTATTCCTGGGCTCCCTAGTGCTATGGAATTTGCAGTGCATGGTACATAAAGTTTCAAACTCGCCCTTCATATTGTCAGCCTTGAGACTAGGGTATGCTCATGACCATCCTGCTGCATTCTGTGGGACTTTGAGATGTAAGTGGGCACTGAAAGTCATATACTCCTTTCTTGACCAGCTGTCAAACTGGTTATCTTACCTCTATGGCAGGCACATCATTTTATCTATTTGCTTGCAGTATAGGAGGAAAACTGGGCATTTTTCAGGTGTCTGTTACTCAGCTCTATTACAGTTTTTAAGGAGAAATGCCATAGCATTACCTAAATGCCTAGAAATTGCCTGTAACTTCTGTAACTTAACTTGCAGTTAGAGAAAAGtgcaaacaaatattttgcattacCCACTGTACTGAAACTTGCCATTTTGAAATGGATTGCCTCTTTGTGCAAAGTGCTTATGACCCTTGGCATCTCTCTGTGTTCATTGTGTGAGCTCTGAGGAGAGATGCAGGAGTGCGCAATATGTGAAAATACTGCTGTAGTGATTGATCACGTCACCATTTCCCTGCCTTCTGTCCTTCAGGCACAGAGAGACATCATATTTGAGTTGAGAAGAATTGCATTTGATGCAGAGTCTGACAGCAACACCGTCCCTGGCAGCGGAACAGAGAAACGCAAAGCCATGTACACCAAGGACTACAAGATGCTGGGATTCACTGTATGCATCTAGACTGTCAAGGCAATCTGAGCAATCTCCACAGGAGTTGTGGGGAAATAAGGAACAGAAATAGCTGTTTCCTTTACCTTACTTTGGTATCTGAGTTTAGAGATTCAGTTTCACTCACGCTCCTGGGGAAGATCGTTATGAATTTGCTGATGGGTTAAATGCAGGGGTTCATTAGGCACTCTCTGGAGGTATTTCCTTACCATATGCACCAGTGCTATGAAGAATTTGGAACCAGCCTCTCCTCTAGAAAGTTCAGATAGCATTGTCAGCAGGTATTCAGATGTGAGAGAGTGCTTGATGGACAGGTGGTTTAAAATTCATTCAGAAAAGGTTCTCACACAATTCCTTTGAGCTAATTTGTTTGGATTCTTTCTACACactcttttcacagaatcacatcAATCCAGCCATGGATTTTACACAGACTCCCCCTGGGATGCTGGCATTGGACAACATGCTTTACTTGGCCAAATTTCATCAGGACACCTATATCAGGGTACGTGAAGCTGCTGATTTTTACAGATGCCAACACCTCAGCAGAAGCTCTTCTTAGTGTGTGTGGCATCCTGTTCTTGTAGATTGTTCTGGAGAACAGCAGCCGAGAAGATAAACATGAGTGTCCCTTTGGACGCAGTGCCATTGAGCTCACCAGGATGCTTTGTGAGATCCTGCAAGTTGGGGAACTCCGTAAGTACCATTTACTACCCAGCTTCACAGGCTGCTGGGCTGATGCTTCTAGAACCTAATATTCACAAGCATTTGTACCTTGATCTCATTTCTGCCATGTAAGGAAAGGACGAGCTTGGAGTTAGCACAGTTAATGTCTGAGTGATAACATCATTATCAAAATAAAGTAAGAAATTTTGGTGTGTGCACTCTGGTTCTCCTGACAAACTGATACAAGCAGAAAGCTTCGACTTCCCAGAGCTTCAGAAGGGtgctctattaaaaaaaataatcttgaaaCCACCATGAACTTGGGAAAAGTTTGTTAGCTCTGACAGTTGGAAAACAGCATTCTGAGAAAATTAACCACTGTAAGAAATTCCACCAGAGGAAGGTGGGAAACACTGCAAGCAGTTATTTTGGGGGACCAGGATGAAAAGGGCATGAGTCACAGAGGTTTGCATGGTGAAGTGTGGGGAGAATTGCTGTTATCAATAAACTATCTATGGGGTGACAAAGTATTGAAATGTCTTAATCTCTTGGAGTAAATACTATTGCACACCATCAGTTGTCTGTCACTGTAGTGGACTTTAGTTACTCCTAGTACCTTGTGTCCAATATGCTCACATGGCtgtggtttgtttctttctgaagccaatgaaggcaggaatgacTATCACCCCATGTTTTTCACCCATGACCGTGCATTTGAGGAACTGTTTGCCATCTGTATCCAGCTGTTGAACAAGACCTGGAAAGAAATGAGGGCGACAGCAGAAGATTTTAATAAGGTCAGGGTGGAGAAGAGATATTTTTGTAAAATCTTTGGCAGATCAGCACATGTTCACTCAGTCTGTATATTTGGTTAAGGAGTAGGGCACAGATTATGTGACAGGGCATTGGTATGGGCTGTAAAAGAGGATGACTCAACTTTTATTTGAATGCCCTGAGGTCCTTCTTGGTTCTTGTGGATCTTCAAAGTCACAAGTATCCTGATACTCCTGGCCCTGGTTATCCCATGTCAGATCCTTGCTGCCACTGAGCTGTGCATTGATACTCTGCTGCCAACAAGAACGTgacttgcttttcttcctgtccCACCTCTTTAGGTTATGCAGGTTGTTAGGGAACAGATCACAAGGGCTCTGCCCTCTAAACCAAACTCCTTGGACCAGTTCAAGAGTAAACTGCGCAGCCTGAGCTATTCCGAGATTCTGCGGCTACGCCAGTCTGAGAGAATGAGCCAAGATGACTTCCAGTCCCCACCTATTGTGTACGTGCCTAACAAAAACAGTTGCCTTCTATCCCTGCCATtatctccattttctgcttACTCTTCCATATTTGATTGCCAGGGAGCTGAGAGAGAAAATCCAACCCGAGATCTTGGAGCTGATAAAGCAGCAGCGCCTGAACAGGCTTTGTGAGGGAAGTAGCTTTAGGAAGATTGGAAATCGCAGAAGACAAGGTAAGGGGACAGTGTctactgtattttttcatgtgaaGAACTGTAGCAAAAAAGATCTAATTAATTAATCTGTCAGCAGGCATGTTGCCAGAAAGAAAAGCTGGTTACTTGGCTGTCCATATCAGCCAGTAGTTTGGATGGCACAAATGTGCATTTCTAAGAATACAGCCATCCCCTCATGAATAagaagctgtgctgaggagctgggcgAGCAGATGGATTGGGTGGAGAGGCTCATAGTGACTGTGAGACCTTGTGTGAATGATCTTGCTCAGCTTACCCTTGGTGTGTGTTCCAGAAAGATTCTGGTATTGTCGCCTGGCTCTGAATCACAAGGTGCTACACTATGGAGACCTGGAAGATAATGCCCAGGGGGAAGTGACCTTTGAATCTTTACAGGAAAAAAGTAAGTCCTGATTACAGGCTGTGCACtcttctgtgctctgctgtctAGAGGCTGAATATAATCCTAGCTAAAGATGAAAGGCACCAGGCTGAAGCCCTGACTAAGGAGATACCAACTTTTGGTCCTTGCCCAAATTCTTAAAATCTTGGAATTACTTGAtagttcttttttaaaagccagctgcagggatgtcTTCCTGGTAATGTGTTTTGGAAAACTGCACTAATGAGCTAAAAAACAAACAGTGTCCAGTTgcaaagacaaaacaaagtTCTGTATTTTCCTGGATAGGATTGCTTGTTTGGGAGTTTTACTTTTTCACTGTTAGTTCCAGTTGCAGACATCAAAGCCATTGTCACAGGGAAGGATTGTCCACACATGAAGGAGAAAAGTGCACTGAAACAGAATAAGGCAAGTGCTCCCTTTTCACTCTCATTAACATCTAATGCTGTTGTGTTTGAGATTGAAAGCAAGCAAGAGGAGTGAATGATCTCCCCCACTGCAGGTGTGCTGTGTACAAACCCCAACTCTTGTCTGAGCCCTTTCCTAGTGTTCCTTTGTGACTGCGAGGGGCTGTAAGCATGATTGTGCTGTAGTCTCTTCAGAATTGCTCACAATACCAGTGTGAGAAAGTGTactgagctgcagcaaggcAGCTCTCTCGAGGTGGCAGGCAGAAGGTGCTATAATGTTCTGTTCAGCTGGTGAGTGAAGGATTCTTTTCCATTTAGGAAGTGTTAGAATTGGCCTTCTCCATATTATACGATCCCGATGAGACCTTGAACTTCATTGCACCTAATAAATATGAGGTAAGAAATGTAGTGGTTAAATAGTAGAATATATAGCAATTAATTTCAGAGATTAAGAAGGATCAGTTGCTTCTCATTAGAGACTCGAGCAGGCTGTCTCTCACCAGGTTCATTCCTAGAATATGTTGCTGATGCTTTATATGAACCATCTTTTTCCCCTTAGttatcttttcatttaaaaagaaaaaaaaatccacactaATTTCTCCTAGCCTGcactgcttgtttttctccctATGAGGCCTAGAATAGGtttacttttttcatttgttgTGCCACAGTAGAAACTCTTGTCTTTCTAGTACAACCATGGACTCAGACTTTGCTCTAGGCTTTTAATT contains these protein-coding regions:
- the ELMO2 gene encoding engulfment and cell motility protein 2 isoform X1; translated protein: MPPPSDIVKVAVEWPGANAQLLEIDQKRPLASIIKEVCDGWSLPNPEYYTLRYADGPQLYITEQTRCDIKNGTILQLAVSPSRAARQLMERIQSHSMEARLDAMKELAKLSADVTFATEFINMEGITVLTRLVESGTKLLSHYSEMLAFTLTAFLELMDHGIVSWDMVSITFIKQIAGYVSQPMVDVSILQRSLAILESMVLNSQTLYQKIAEEITVGQLISHLQVSNQEIQTYAIALINALFLKAPEDKRQQDKLLNPLDLPITEMANAFAQKHLRSIILNHVIRGNRPIKTEMAHQLYVLQVLTFNLLEERMMTKMDPNDQAQRDIIFELRRIAFDAESDSNTVPGSGTEKRKAMYTKDYKMLGFTNHINPAMDFTQTPPGMLALDNMLYLAKFHQDTYIRIVLENSSREDKHECPFGRSAIELTRMLCEILQVGELPNEGRNDYHPMFFTHDRAFEELFAICIQLLNKTWKEMRATAEDFNKVMQVVREQITRALPSKPNSLDQFKSKLRSLSYSEILRLRQSERMSQDDFQSPPIVELREKIQPEILELIKQQRLNRLCEGSSFRKIGNRRRQERFWYCRLALNHKVLHYGDLEDNAQGEVTFESLQEKIPVADIKAIVTGKDCPHMKEKSALKQNKAMLELAFSILYDPDETLNFIAPNKYEYCIWIDGLNALLGKDMSSELTKSDLDTLLSMEMKLRLLDLENIQIPEAPPPIPKEPSSYDFVYHYG
- the ELMO2 gene encoding engulfment and cell motility protein 2 isoform X2, coding for MPPPSDIVKVAVEWPGANAQLLEIDQKRPLASIIKEVCDGWSLPNPEYYTLRYADGPQLYITEQTRCDIKNGTILQLAVSPSRAARQLMERIQSHSMEARLDAMKELAKLSADVTFATEFINMEGITVLTRLVESGTKLLSHYSEMLAFTLTAFLELMDHGIVSWDMVSITFIKQIAGYVSQPMVDVSILQRSLAILESMVLNSQTLYQKIAEEITVGQLISHLQVSNQEIQTYAIALINALFLKAPEDKRQDKLLNPLDLPITEMANAFAQKHLRSIILNHVIRGNRPIKTEMAHQLYVLQVLTFNLLEERMMTKMDPNDQAQRDIIFELRRIAFDAESDSNTVPGSGTEKRKAMYTKDYKMLGFTNHINPAMDFTQTPPGMLALDNMLYLAKFHQDTYIRIVLENSSREDKHECPFGRSAIELTRMLCEILQVGELPNEGRNDYHPMFFTHDRAFEELFAICIQLLNKTWKEMRATAEDFNKVMQVVREQITRALPSKPNSLDQFKSKLRSLSYSEILRLRQSERMSQDDFQSPPIVELREKIQPEILELIKQQRLNRLCEGSSFRKIGNRRRQERFWYCRLALNHKVLHYGDLEDNAQGEVTFESLQEKIPVADIKAIVTGKDCPHMKEKSALKQNKAMLELAFSILYDPDETLNFIAPNKYEYCIWIDGLNALLGKDMSSELTKSDLDTLLSMEMKLRLLDLENIQIPEAPPPIPKEPSSYDFVYHYG
- the ELMO2 gene encoding engulfment and cell motility protein 2 isoform X3, translating into MPPPSDIVKVAVEWPGANAQLLEIDQKRPLASIIKEVCDGWSLPNPEYYTLRYADGPQLYITEQTRCDIKNGTILQLAVSPSRAARQLMERIQSHSMEARLDAMKELAKLSADVTFATEFINMEGITVLTRLVESGTKLLSHYSEMLAFTLTAFLELMDHGIVSWDMVSITFIKQIAGYVSQPMVDVSILQRSLAILESMVLNSQTLYQKIAEEITVGQLISHLQVSNQEIQTYAIALINALFLKAPEDKRQEMANAFAQKHLRSIILNHVIRGNRPIKTEMAHQLYVLQVLTFNLLEERMMTKMDPNDQAQRDIIFELRRIAFDAESDSNTVPGSGTEKRKAMYTKDYKMLGFTNHINPAMDFTQTPPGMLALDNMLYLAKFHQDTYIRIVLENSSREDKHECPFGRSAIELTRMLCEILQVGELPNEGRNDYHPMFFTHDRAFEELFAICIQLLNKTWKEMRATAEDFNKVMQVVREQITRALPSKPNSLDQFKSKLRSLSYSEILRLRQSERMSQDDFQSPPIVELREKIQPEILELIKQQRLNRLCEGSSFRKIGNRRRQERFWYCRLALNHKVLHYGDLEDNAQGEVTFESLQEKIPVADIKAIVTGKDCPHMKEKSALKQNKAMLELAFSILYDPDETLNFIAPNKYEYCIWIDGLNALLGKDMSSELTKSDLDTLLSMEMKLRLLDLENIQIPEAPPPIPKEPSSYDFVYHYG